In Brachyhypopomus gauderio isolate BG-103 chromosome 11, BGAUD_0.2, whole genome shotgun sequence, a single genomic region encodes these proteins:
- the zdhhc15b gene encoding palmitoyltransferase ZDHHC15B — protein MALSRGLKCCQRIFSWIPVVIISCVVLWSYYAYVFELCFFTLRNTLEKVAYLLVFHVCFVMFCWTYWKAIFTPPSTPTKKFQLSYSDKERYEMEERPDVQKQILIHIAKKLPIFTRAQSGAIRFCDHCQLIKPDRCHHCSVCETCVLKMDHHCPWVNNCVGFSNYKFFLLFLSYSILYCVFIASTVFQYFLKFWMEELPNSRAKFHVLFLLFVALMFFVSLTFLFGYHCWLVAKNRSTLEAFSAPVFQNGPDRNGFNVGFRRNLLQVFGEDRKLWLFPVFTSLGDGHCFPLRTLSESQNPLLGSEERWRDGGGSDEDTTDGEGNNDPSVNIVIES, from the exons ATGGCTCTCTCTAGAGGACTAAAGTGCTGTCAGAGGATCTTCTCTTGGATCCCGGTCGTCATTATTTCATGTGTGGTCCTCTGGTCGTATTACGCCTATGTGTTTgagctttgttttt TCACTCTCCGAAATACACTGGAGAAAG TCGCATACCTTTTGGTGTTCCACGTATGCTTTGTGATGTTCTGCTGGACCTACTGGAAGGCCATCTTCACTCCACCTTCCACTCCAACCAAAAAG TTCCAGCTCTCCTACAGTGATAAGGAACGATACGAGATGGAGGAGAGGCCAGATGTGCAGAAGCAGATCCTGATACACATAGCTAAAAAACTTCCGATTTTCACCCGGGCTCAGTCTGGAG CTATCAGGTTCTGTGATCACTGTCAGTTGATAAAACCAGATCGCTGTCACCACTGCTCGGTCTGTGAAAC GTGTGTCCTGAAAATGGATCATCATTGTCCGTG GGTGAACAACTGTGTTGGATTCTCAAACTACAAGTTCTTCCTGCTCTTCCTGTCTTACTCTATTCTGTACTGTGTCTTCATTGCTTCAACAGTGTTCCAGTATTTTCTCAAGTTCTGGATG GAGGAGCTTCCGAACAGCCGTGCGAAGTTCCATGTGCTGTTCCTTCTCTTTGTGGCTCTCATGTTCTTTGTCAGCCTCACATTCCTTTTTGGCTACCACTGCTGGCTGGTGGCGAAGAACAGGTCCACGCTGG aggcTTTCTCTGCACCAGTGTTCCAGAACGGTCCTGACAGGAATGGATTTAATGTCGGCTTCCGCAGGAACCTTCTCCAGGTCTTTGGGGAGGACCGGAAGCTTTGGCTTTTCCCAGTGTTCACCAG TCTGGGCGATGGCCACTGTTTCCCTCTGAGGACGCTGAGTGAATCTCAGAACCCTTTACTGGGCagtgaggagagatggagggatggaggaggaTCAGATGAGGACACCACAG ATGGTGAAGGGAATAATGATCCATCAGTCAATATAGTAATAGAATCATAG